One window of the Pyxicephalus adspersus chromosome 5, UCB_Pads_2.0, whole genome shotgun sequence genome contains the following:
- the LOC140331892 gene encoding thyroglobulin-like, giving the protein MDIVKRWNRSLGLWDRGLERICLTLSSLGVQSCLDYTQSSLGITNCTSPNEGMKTAPFGWYQKPDDEGSVPSGLCPLADVLKITNPVLLDDWITLDTNAVTIDPFLSNYDEVQISRGLYNSISTVQNYCLSECARVPTCVTATINVLQSAIKCAFYPETQNCYCSLKGNRCQLLVRESATYIFRKRAPISLPASVIIPQGTLVGKSQAIVIGSDSKTVNQFLGVPYAAPPTAENRFRPPQPNTWTGTWNATSVRSSCLQPGDGKAQYSSVSEDCLYLNIFVPHTTRPSTAVLLYFHNSPSDYSENGQTFIDGSYQAAIGDIIVVTAGYRVGVFGFLSAVL; this is encoded by the exons atggacattgtaaagcgctggAATAGAAGTTTAGGTCTTTGGGACAGGG GGCTGGAGAGGATCTGTTTAACTCTGTCCAGTTTAGGTGTGCAGTCCTGTCTTGATTACACACAGAGCTCACTAGGCATTACCAACTGCACTTCCCCTAATGAAGGAATGAAGACGGCTCCATTTGGCTGGTATCAAAAGCCAg atGATGAGGGGTCGGTTCCGTCAGGGTTGTGCCCATTAGCTGATGTCCTTAAGATCACCAATCCAG TGCTGTTGGATGATTGGATAACCCTGGACACCAATGCCGTGACAATTGACCCCTTTCTGTCCAACTATGATGAGGTTCAGATCAGCCGGGGATTGTACAATTCTATCAGCACAGTGCAGAATTATTGTCTGTCAG AGTGTGCACGGGTCCCTACATGTGTTACAGCTACCATTAATGTGCTACAGAGTGccataaaatgtgcattttatccAGAAACACAAAACTGCTACTGCAGTCTGAAAGGAAATCGCTGTCAGCTTCTAGTCCGAGAATCTGCAACTTACATCTTCAGGAAGAGAG CTCCCATCAGTCTCCCGGCTTCAGTTATCATTCCTCAGGGTACTCTTGTGGGTAAATCTCAAGCTATTGTTATTGGTTCAGATTCTAAGACTGTGAATCAGTTCCTTGGAGTCCCCTATGCAGCACCACCTACCGCAGAAAACCGCTTCCGACCTCCACAGCCAAACACCTGGACAGGAACATGGAATGCCACCTCTGTCAG GTCAAGCTGTCTACAGCCAGGAGATGGGAAGGCCCAGTACTCTTCTGTTAGTGAAGATTGCTTGTATCTCAATATCTTTGTTCCCCACACAACT AGACCAAGCACTGCTGTCCTCTTGTACTTCCATAACAGTCCCAGTGACTACAGTGAGAATGGGCAGACCTTCATTGATGGATCATACCAAGCTGCTATAGGGGACATTATTGTGGTTACTGCAGGATACAGAGTTGGTGTCTTTGGTTTTCTAAGTGCAG TTTTGTGA